The genomic DNA GTTTCAGTTTGGAGAGTGATGGGCAAATTGACCAATGAGGGTTTGATTTTAAGTGGgcgggccaaaaaaaaaatatctaactGCAGACCACGCCTCCCAGAGTGCTGAGAGAGGTTGAGAGAGCGGTGTGTTGTGGCTAGCTTGATAGCATCGCCTTTGTCAAGGcagcatttcacaaaaaaactaataaaaaatggaagtccaactccagaactcgaattaaaagaaaaggttatgaAAGTGGAAAGGCATTTCAAGACCGAAAATTCTTATTAGCTAGAGTCTAGTATGTAAAAATATACTAAATAATCAAAGAATAATCTGTGGTtatcactgtgctgctgcctcTCAATATCTGACAAACTTCCATCTTTGTCTGTAGCAGCGTGTTAATGGAAACCATgtcacttcttcttctgtggtatGAAAACAGCATGCGAGTCGTCACTTTTCCCCTCGTGCCACGGTTCAAGTCCGGCTTGTAGAGCGAGGATCGCCGCTTTCTTTGCAAGTTCTGCCTCTTGATCTTTGTTCAGGTCTAAAATGAACCTGCaggacacacagtgacagtcaCTCGCATCACAGTCACCGACaaatcaattcaaatcaaaacaaagtaaGGCGTCGCTGGACTCCTGGTGACTGtactgttaccatggcaacaagcCCAGTTACTATAAAAACCCTCACTTGGCCAGCTCCATGACAACCACAGCGTCTGGTGCTGCAATCTGCGCGATGGCCGAGCCCAAGTGCTGCACACAGCTTCACCACGGGaagacagagatggagaaatAAATCAACATCAGTACtatttatactttatatactgtatatttcacAAATATCAATtctaattgtttattttatatcatttattcattgtctaccactttatggttgtggggagctggagccaatcccagctaacaaAGGGCGAGAGGTAGGATACTCGCTGGACGCAAACCGTTTTTggtccaaatgtatttataaagcacatttaaaaacaacaaagttgacCAACAgttagacataaaaacaacacaagaaaacattAAGACTAACTTATAGAATAATAAAAGGCGTTGAGACCAATAGGAAAGGAAAGATGGATTAAAATAGGCAACTCTCATGCTGAGACAAAAGCCATGGAAGAGATTTTGatgcttaaacacacacacacacacacacagttttcaccTGAGAGAGAGGTAAATGATGTTGAAGAAGTgggaatattgttttttttgtggcagcTTGTGAAGTGAGTCCATGGGCAGGAAAGTCACAGTGATCCCACTGAGACGCATCAAGTCTGAAAAGAATCAAATCAAGTGAGTTAGACTTTCCCCTGCAGATGCAGATTAAACATTAAAAGACTTATTCCTAATCACTGACACATATTAATAAGAGGCAGTTGCATTTCCAAAGTTTACAGATGTAGTGTGTCAAAGAATgggctggttggttggttggtggtGGACAGTTGGCCTCCGTAATGTTTTAATCTTCCAAATAGAAGGTCATGGGTCAAATCCATGGCTGCAATGGTctgcatgctgatgtgtccctgaGTAAGTCTGTGCTGGCACCTTATGTCACTTGGATCAAGGTGACTTATGGCACTTACAGGGCGGCACGGCACGACTTGACACTACACGGCGAGGTCACCATAGCAGCCGAGACTGTTtttagtgtaactgaatcattagaaatcattaaaaagatttgttcagtacttcctccatgaccacagacgccgtctgacacagtcacaggactgaaatacagcgatcagcagtgctgtctctaaataaaccagattcctctgttaaatattgagattttagacgtttccctggtaattgttggagattaacccacgtttttaggattattaagtctttttaactgatctacagttgccGTGCCGGTACCATGTAGTTGGCGTTGTCAGCGACACTGTAAAACGTGCATAAACGCGTGTACAGTATGAAGAAGTGTCCTGTCTGTTGCTGTTAGCCTTTATTAAGCTCATGAGCAGAGAGGACGGCCTCACTGTGGAGCTCTGGCTCCTTGTATACCACAATAAATGCTGTGGTTTACTGGGAAAGTTTCCTCTAGATTTACTCTTAGCAGTgtccgtgtgtgtttttgtctctgagcAAATGCTTTGGATCAGTGACAGCTGTCAGGATCAGCTTGAAAATGCAACGTAAACAAAATCAGCTTTTACTTTTTCACCAGTGTCTGACCACTTCCTGTTATTCTGGTCTATCTTGTAGCTGCTGGTGTCAGCCGTCACTGACTGACCATTAATGGTGACAGGCGttaggtcagtgtgtgtggacGGCTCCTGTCGCTCTGTGTCTGACGGAGGAGTGGAAGAAGTGCGCCGTCTACTGGACAAAGCCTGGAACAACAGCTGCACATTTGCAAAGGAGACATCCTGGGCTGTCTGATGATAGGAGACAGAAGGCAAGATCacttaattaatttaatataaatgacacatatcatttctgtcattttcaagtGTAAACTTTACCTTGACATGTTGCTCATGATGTGTCTTCAGGTGGCTCTTGTCATCACTTTCAATGCCAAAGCAGAGGAAGGGACTGGACACTATGTCTCCCCAGTAACCTCTAACAGCCACACTGTTCCCTctctgtcaacacacacacacacacacacaccagttaaAGACAGTTTTTCCTCTTTACACGATTATGTTGGAGAATAATGGCTGAGAAAAGAATTATGGagtaaagacagaaaacaacaagacttttattttctcaattcatcagatatcagaaaaccttaaaaaatgttcgtcaaacctggaaatgatgatgttctcaaatgtcttgttttgtccacaaaccaaaatgattgacttttaatgatttctttgttatccagagcaaagaaatgaagaaaatattcacatttacaaatcggaacaattggaaatcttgttttaatcatgaaaaaagcgtcaaaccgattatcaaaatagttgtcgattaatttagtaatcgatcaattgtttcagctctagttagCATAACTGCTCAAACACTGTGACGATTATATAATAAAGCCACAGAGCACTTTATCAATGGTTTGCCCATTTACTGTGAGTCACCGCTCCTGCTCCTACACTATCACCTAACTCTCCTTTCACGCTGAAGCACTCACCTGACTGAACACTCTGAAGGAGAGCAGGCTGGGATTGGTGACGTGGTAAACACCTTCCCTCATTTCAAACGCCAGCCCACGTTCCCTCCATCGCACATACTCTTGTTTATTGATGACGCCACACTGGAGAAGAAGTGTTCACAATGAGCTTCCATCACAGCACAAGCAGAAGTTCTGGAAAACCCACACGCAGATTTGTGCATTGACGTAAACAGTTAAATGAACGTACTTTGTCACTAttgcagttgctggtctttgaaacaggagaagctcatttcaggcccagctATTTATTAAGAGTGTCACAATTCTCCAAATCATTAATTCAATTAGATTTTGAATTTTAAGGTCATGATTcttactctttttttcctctctatcgacaacaactcccagcatgcactgcgcTCACTGCCCCCGCGAGAGTCTCGCTGTCTCAAGCTTTGAAGcagattttatatatttatatataataaatagaaaaatacccTCAGTTATTctcagtttatatatatacatatacatatatatgtatatatatatatatatatatatatatatatatatatatatatatgtatatatacacaacacCATCCTAAAACAAGCCAAAAGAAAGCatactaaaataaacaaacttatACCCCCTTCTCGTGCAGTTTCATTGAAAGGTCCCAGTCGAAACAGCCTCTCCTGGCGTCGTAGCGTGTCCCGAGGTGCTGCCTGACCCGATAATCCCAGGCTTTGGACATGAGGACAGGAGCAGCACCCTCAcgtgaagaggatgatgatgatgatgatgatgatgacgatgaagcCTGAGGTCGCAGCCACAATTTGAATATCCTGGCCAACTCGTCTCGCTCCTTGAACTGCAGATGTATTTGAGGAGTATGAAATAAGGACAGTTATGGGACACTTACTAATGCTGGGAAATACTggataaaataaatgttcaaatgtcaGACACATTTTTGCTCCTGGGTGAAAGTTGAGAAACTAGTTGAACATGGTTTTTAAcatctttatggacagaaatccatacacacaaatgtgtgtttgtgtaacgcATAAACAAAATAGGAATATCCAGTTTACTGCATTCCCATAATGCCTTCAGTGTGATGTGAATCCATTAATCTAAAAGAGAGCAAcatctcctcgtctcctctggGTTCTGTTCACTTCATTGACCCAATTTACCCAGAATAGAATTAGAAATTTGTCCATAATTAGTAGCAACTAATGTACAGGCATGTATATATCTGTAATAGTagatattattttgaattggtaaatgatgatgttggtAAATgtttccaagagatgtttggttaattctttgttttatgtgtgttatttaaaacatatacttATAAATCTTAAATGAAAGATTCCAGTTGCAACGAGTAATCGGTTACTAAGTGAGTCATCAAACTCAttttataatcgattcatctgttggagtgttttttttttctataattaaaacaagttctcagatttattcagcttcttagaagtgaatattttctggtttctttgcttcatgtcacaaagaaatcatcaggactcaatcattttggtttatagTCACaacaatatatttatttaaacgtCAACATTTTTGaggatgaatcgagaaaataatcgattatgaaaataatcattagaaaattctcctgtgacccatctgtgggtacTGAGCCAGTGATTGTGAATCAGTGATCTGGATTTCTGTACCTTGAGGAGAGCTGTGTTCAGACAGGTGTGTGCAGCCGTCTCCACTGTTTCactaacacacagagacagttgtGATGCTGCGTGTTTCACTATCTCCTCTGTCTGACTGCGGATCTCACTGTTCCCAAACACTTCCAGGTAAACCTCCGTCTTCTCTgtgaacacaaatacacacatacaacacaaccacacattcAGGCTGCTGCATTTAACCCTGAAAGGTATTCAATTCAACAGCTACAGTACAAACCCACCATGAAGTCCAATGCTCTCCTGGGGCATTAGTGCCAGgtagaggagcagcagctgtcGAGCCAACACCTCCATGCTGTTTTCTATCACCCAcacctgcgcacacacacacacaaacactattgGTAAACAAGTCATTTCCAGGATATGTATGGCAAAGTcattaaaacttcattttatgcacatTATTCAAAACATATAGAGATAAATTGTTTGGAAAactcaaacaaaatcaaataaaaatgcatctgtgggtcccaacccagtctttggaACCACTGGTTTAAGAGTCAGACACTCACATGAAGACTTTGTTCATTCTGCAAACCAGCAATGGTTTTCAGAACATGTCGTGGATCTCCGCTGCCAACCAGCAGAACGTTGACCTCCTCTCcttgtctcttgtctctttGTGGGCCTTTAACAATTCATAGGTGAATCCATCAATTACACAATTCAGttctctgttgtttgtttgtctgttcttGATTATTTATTGTCAGCTGGCATCGGTGgcttctcctcttttctctgccCTCCCCAACTGTTTCCATAATTGTTTAATTGgtttgtgtatatttttcttttatccgCTTTTCTCCTTATGACGATTCaacaaggagaaaagaaaagcagctaCGTCAGAAATCCCACAAAAGACACAACAACTATGTAGGTGTGTCTGTAAACGTTATCATGATTGATCAAGATGACAAAacataatgagtgtgtgtgtgtgtgtgtgtgagattgagAGAGTAAAATTCCTGATTTTGGCATGAACCTATGAGTCTATTTGTTCAGTTGTGTCACTGTTCTGTATCTGTCACTTAGGCTGTCACTTAAGTGTATTCAATTTTGATTTTGCCTATGTTTAAAGAAATCAACACCAATAGCTATGAAAAACCTTTTTTGTAACTAATACTTTAAATGTGATTGGTTGTCCTTTGCGTTTCATTTTCTCACCAAAACCAAAAAAGTACTGATATACATAAATGTTGTCTGTTTCTAGGACTTGAAACTGGACAAAAGTAAAGTCTTGTAAGTATTTCTACATAAAATGCTACAACAGACCCACAGACACTGGCTGCGTGGGTAGTAACGCCATTACTAACGCcgttacgttttttttttttttttttaaattcagtaacTCTGTTTCCGTTACCAAACGCTGCGTTACTCCGTTCCTTTTGGGGAGGTTTCACAACGGCATACAGTTCCCATAACATTTTagcgatcaataaagtttaattgaattgaattaaaaatcAAAGCACTTGTCGCCCTCTAGCGGCCATGAAGAGGACTGGTCTGCATGAAGGCGAGCGAGAAGGGCAAGCTAAGTTTCTCCTCGTCTTCGTGGaggtattcacattattttcaccTGGAGAgtagagggaaaaacaacatttcggTAACTTGTAGACTGTGTCCCGGTTCAAAAAATACTTTCTACGgcgaacaacagcaacaaaaatctGCTGAAGCACCTGGAGAAGCGGCATGCTTCGACaaagttagcagctaatgtagctaACGCAGCATCCGAGACCGAGAGTCACAGCAGCGAGCACACGCCCACGCCCACTCCACCCAAGCAGCAGCGGTTGGAGTTCGAAAGACGGACCCATAGCCAGGCACAACTTGATAAAACAATAGCACGGTATGTTTCATTCTTTATTTAGATCTCTTTTAGCAATATCAGTCTATTATTCCAAGACTCCCATGGTAAAATGTTACAAATATAaacgtgttttttcccctcagatatGTAGTGGAAAACATGCTACCCATCTTCACAGTGGAGGACCCTGCTTTCAGACAGATCATCAGCATGGTGCCGTGCACAGGTACTACTAacactactaatactactactactacgatAGTTTGTATTATTCAGCATCAGTACAGAACTGAAATGACGGCTAGAGGGTAACTGAGTTACTAACTGAGTTACTTATTTACTAAGTAACTAGTAACTATTTTTCAGTAACTAGCACAACACCGGTTACAACATATGAACACCATACaaggaaaaacatgaaagcCCCAGTTTAACAAACAACTGTTTCCCTTCTCTTTAGAATTGaccacatgaaaaaaacatattttattatctCTGGATGAAAAAAATTGATGGATTAAATAGAAAcgagtgtcaaactcaaggcccgcgGCCACATATGGTCCAATGTGAAGTTGAAAACTCCCTCTCTTTTTGCTACATGTGACTACAGGCCTGTATGTGCTGTTCTACTGGAACCtgctgattcattcattcagccattaattcattcatcttctactgcattatcctccacatgaggaacCCAGgtctacaccaaccatgtggccctaTACTGCTGATTTTGATGCTAAACCATTCAAAAATATCGTTGTGAGTCCTATTTAGCACTTCTGAGGCTATTCTATGGGttaatcaattcattttattatattaagaAAATATCCTTTGCGTTTACTAATATATCTTAACATGACacatctttatttttcaaatttgaCCCCTGATTTGTTTCTTACTATTTAATACTTCTTAATACATTTGCTTTGTTCTCAATTTTATATATTACTGTACCTCATCTGGCCCTTGACTTCgacacaataataatgtttttttgagTTTGACTCCGCTGAAGTAAAATGTACTCAATATAAGATCTgctaaaaaaggaaaaagaaagtaaCACCAAAGTCTCAGTAGCATACACACGGCTACACTAAGTTGTAGAAGTTTCTGGAAAGAATTATTCTTGAGAGACTATGTCTGTGTGAAGCTTAAGATGATGTAGTTTGTCGCTCACCTGTTGTGAGCAGGTCGAGAGCAGGACTGAAGCCCCACCAGCTTACGCAGcctgctccctctgctgctcttcctccACTCATCCTTCACCTGCTaaatgctaacgttagctgtggTTAGAGCGTCGGTtcaccagcaaaaaaaaaaaaaaaagagggatgaATGACTTTGAAAGCTTGAGTTCCAAGTCAGGGAATTAACTAATCGTTTCTACACAAAGTTTGCGTTCCGTTGCTAGGCAACCGGTGTTGCGTCGAAGTCTGTAGCGCCGTCGAGAGGTGTGTTTACCCCGAGTCGGTGTCCAATAGCGCCCTCATCTGGTCTTATTTTGGCTTAACAAAAAAcatggatgtttgtttgtttgaacttCATACTATTTCACCTCCAACAAGCAGAATACAGttaaacacaatgaaaaacaactaaattcagttcaattcaattataacatcacagacagacaagaaTATACACAAAGTAAAGCGAAATAaatacatactatgtttgttAAATTCTAAGCACAGATTGAGAGTTTTAACAGCTTTTTAGTCACATgagatatatatgtgtatatatatatgtatatacatacacatatatatatatatgtatatatatatatatatgtatatacatacacatatatatatatgtatatgtatatatatatatatatatatatgtgtgtgtatctgtatgtgtatgtatgtatgacgtACC from Solea solea chromosome 21, fSolSol10.1, whole genome shotgun sequence includes the following:
- the LOC131448403 gene encoding dynein axonemal assembly factor 3-like: MEVLARQLLLLYLALMPQESIGLHEKTEVYLEVFGNSEIRSQTEEIVKHAASQLSLCVSETVETAAHTCLNTALLKFKERDELARIFKLWLRPQASSSSSSSSSSSSSREGAAPVLMSKAWDYRVRQHLGTRYDARRGCFDWDLSMKLHEKGCGVINKQEYVRWRERGLAFEMREGVYHVTNPSLLSFRVFSQRGNSVAVRGYWGDIVSSPFLCFGIESDDKSHLKTHHEQHVKTAQDVSFANVQLLFQALSSRRRTSSTPPSDTERQEPSTHTDLTPVTINDLMRLSGITVTFLPMDSLHKLPQKKQYSHFFNIIYLSLSCVQHLGSAIAQIAAPDAVVVMELAKFILDLNKDQEAELAKKAAILALQAGLEPWHEGKSDDSHAVFIPQKKK